TTGaacaaaattcaatattttacATGTGCATAACATATCTACAAATAAGTATGATTATTGCATATGCCTCGTATTACTTTTTATGATGCATCATGATATCCTAAAACCGCCGACACCCCACTAACTGCAACCCCACACTTGAgaaattagaaatttagaaCCCTATATTACTACTCACCCAATTCCCATTTTTCTCCACCCCCAAACCTCccttccaccaccaccaccaccaccatgtcGGAGAAAGTATGCGACCACCACGATACCGCCCGGCGCAAGATGGCCCGGCGGTGCGGCGCAGCCCTCCTAAGCTTCGTGTTCGTGTTCCTCCTCATCGTCCTCCTCGTGTGGGCCATCCTCCAGCCCAAGAAGCCCCGCTTCACCCTCCAAGACGCCACCATCTTCAACCTCAACATCTCCGCCCCCAACGTCATCTCCACAACCGTCCAAGTCACCGTCAACTCCCGCAACCCCAACTCCCGCATCGGCGTCTACTACGACCGCCTCGACGTCTTCGCCACCTACCGCAGCCAGCAGATCAGCTACTACACAGTAATAACATAAATCCATAGAGtttcatcctaaaaccaattagCAATACCAGAACAGAATCATTAAACATATAGTTATATATAAAAcattactattatatttatttttctttatagaCTTATAATGATTTCAGTTCTCTTTTCGCATACTATGTgtgaaatattattaatatttatttttctttcatttgccAACAGGTGATCCCGCCCGTCTACCAGGGCCACAAGGACGTCAATGTGTGGTCCCCATTCCTCTACGGCAACAACGTCCCCGTGGCCCCTTACAACGGCATCGCCCTCGCTCAGGATCAGAGCAACGGCGCCATCAACCTCCTCATCAAGATCAACGGCCGCGTCCGCTGGAAGGTCGGATCCTTCATCTCCGGCCGCTACCACCTCCACGTCGCCTGCGCCGCCTATATCCCCATCGGAAATAGTAAGAACACCGGCATCGTCATCGGCAATGCAGTTAAGTATCAGCTTTCACAGAGTTGTACTGTCAATGTTTGATTGATTTTTATTTCCAGCTGcttcttttttttggtttatGTTTTCATCTTAATTTAAGAATTGTATATTTGCTGGAAATAATGTGTGAGGTGAGATGAGGGAGGAGATCAGGGAGGTCAATGCGAAATTTGCAATCTTGTATTATTACACTTGATTATTTAATGTTTATGCTTTAGTTTTAAGCTATTATATGTAATAATTGTTTCTTTTATTGGAAACTTTTAATGAAGCTCAAGTTATAGTTGAGTAGAGTTGATTGTTTCACACAAACAATATCTATACGTAAATATATCTTCCCTCCTcctattcttcctcttcaagTGTTTACagttgtatattatgtataaaaaaaatacacatacaacTAATTATCTAATTACAAGAAACATCATAGATGAATTATAAAATGGGAGAATGTCAAACATTActctcaaaattttgaaattggacACTTGTTAGATAACATGAAAAAAAAGCTAGGAGAGTCATCACTCTCCAACGGATCTAAATTATATTGATCAATTGGGTTAGTTAATCGGTATTAATAGctaattaatttatagtataattagTATGTGTAGTGATTAAATGTGTATAGTGTAAGTTTGATTGAATTTGTAGTGATCCTATGTATTGATTAAAGTGGTAGACCCAGCACCCATGTGACTGTAGCTGTTCAAGATTGTTCTAGTCTACCAAACTACGCCACCTTTTTTGCATTTTTGTCTTCTAACCCTATTTTTGGGGTAGTATTTTTgcctttatttcattttcaacaTAAATAATGCACCGGTTTAGATAGTAAATAAAATCGATGGTCTATTCTCTATTGAGGCGAAAGAGATTTTAGTAATTTCTCAATTCGCTTTTCGTTAACTAGAATTAGTTCATGGTGGTTGCTAATGTGATTGTTAAAAATATTACAGTATATCTATTAGACTATTACAGTCACATGTAATTAATAGGTTATTACATATTTTCAGGACAAAATAAACATTATTCGCAGGTCGATCCATGGGCCATTTTAAATTCTTTTAGTATATAAATAAGTCACTATAGTATATTTACTCTCATTTCTATTATCGGTGGTGATTATGTGTGGGTTTGTGAGAGTAAGTAATGAATTCAGAAATGAAATCTCAAATTGTATACGGCGTTACTTAATACTAGTAAAAAAAACCTGCATAATAATTTATTCATTAAATTCTAACAAATCATAACTACTATAGAAAAAAGGACTTTGTCATGTAccaatatttttaaattgatcAGAATAAAGAATGTCTAAAATACAATTAGGCCATTCTGCATACGACTCAATGGTATGGTGCTAAAGCATGAGTCGTGCAATTTGCTTCATGATCGACataattaattgataaaatcataaaatgcaTGTCGTTTGGCGtcacgatataaataaaaatcatcaagcaatatacatatatatattctcTACTTCCTTCAAACAATTCCTTGGAAGACCTCAAATCTATTGTACCTTTTTAAAGGAAAGTGCTCACCCAAACTAGGGACGTAAATATTGCCAAAAATCTGCTTGCTGATCTAAATTTAGAGTATTATAACCCCATAAAATTCCTAACTTATTAGCATGCGTTCAATGACTCGATTAGCTTACAATTTGAGTAGGATTTATTCATAATCAGATGAGCTAGAAATTTGATTGTCGTTTGATAAAATCATATAAGTTAGTCATCAAGTTATGCCAAACCAAAATCTTACGTCTTTGactagaaaatttaaacaaattattaatttaattatgaaatcaGAACAAATTAATGCTCCACTTTTTAACTAACTAGTGTTAACACCCGCGCTATACACGGGACAAAcgattttcaaataatgaagaaaaattataagataaataaattaaaaaataggaTAATAAGAATATAATGACATTTATGATTAAGAATATGTGTTAATTACAATAAAtataaacaataacaaaaagaaaaatgcacTCCTCCCAACTCACTCTAAATCAAACATTTCATATTTAGCAAACGATACCTATGATCTAAGcggagtaaaataaaataaaataaataaaacatatattAGATGAAAAGAATAACATTGCAACATTAATATATACTAATATGATAACAAAAAAACAGCAGATTATAAGTTCATAAAATATGTGATGTGTGAGATTTGAGAGCAAGGTATCTATATTAACACTgaatcaaatatatacatataaaaacaTGTTTCAAgtaactataaataaaaaaatacaaatggtAATTAcaagatatttttttaaatttcaaaatgaTAGTTCAAAATTTTGGAACACCAAAAAGTTGTtcgttaaaaaaaataaagagttCAAAAATTTGGAACACCAAAAAATTGCttccataaatgaaaatataataaataaaagtaacaaCCCACTA
This sequence is a window from Salvia splendens isolate huo1 chromosome 14, SspV2, whole genome shotgun sequence. Protein-coding genes within it:
- the LOC121766081 gene encoding NDR1/HIN1-like protein 1, whose protein sequence is MSEKVCDHHDTARRKMARRCGAALLSFVFVFLLIVLLVWAILQPKKPRFTLQDATIFNLNISAPNVISTTVQVTVNSRNPNSRIGVYYDRLDVFATYRSQQISYYTVIPPVYQGHKDVNVWSPFLYGNNVPVAPYNGIALAQDQSNGAINLLIKINGRVRWKVGSFISGRYHLHVACAAYIPIGNSKNTGIVIGNAVKYQLSQSCTVNV